One segment of Roseovarius sp. EL26 DNA contains the following:
- a CDS encoding LysR family transcriptional regulator, which translates to MDFNQIRYFLALADTLNFTRAAEQCFVSQPALTQAIKRLETELGGDLICRDGRDNELTELGRSLRAHFEQIDRTRHMVRATAKAVNAGEIAELNIGLMCTVGPGVLAPMLDEFRISHPMVSILLHDVAPASIPDLLLSGALDGAFCARHGPPHPQLDYIDLFEEPMVIAFPSDHAFSKLEAVPLRDIAKQQYVERLHCEFREEVLEFYKEQDLELEVAFRSQREDWIQGLVRDGVGVCCIPRYSLLRPELEHRPIVEPTLSRKVSFATVGQSTPTPALHSLAQLAEGHEWPEYRPAD; encoded by the coding sequence GTGGACTTCAATCAGATAAGGTATTTCCTGGCACTCGCTGACACTCTGAACTTCACGCGGGCAGCCGAGCAGTGCTTTGTTTCTCAACCGGCATTGACACAAGCAATTAAACGGTTGGAAACGGAGCTAGGCGGAGATTTAATCTGCAGAGATGGTCGCGACAATGAACTGACCGAACTTGGCAGGTCGTTGCGGGCTCATTTTGAACAGATTGATCGTACCCGGCATATGGTTCGGGCAACTGCCAAGGCTGTAAATGCAGGCGAAATCGCGGAATTGAACATAGGACTGATGTGCACAGTTGGCCCTGGTGTGCTGGCTCCGATGCTGGATGAGTTTCGCATCAGTCATCCAATGGTCTCTATTTTGCTGCACGACGTTGCACCCGCCTCCATACCAGATTTACTGTTATCCGGAGCCTTGGATGGCGCATTCTGCGCCCGACATGGTCCACCGCATCCTCAGCTGGATTATATTGACCTGTTCGAGGAACCAATGGTCATCGCCTTTCCGTCCGATCATGCGTTTTCAAAGCTTGAGGCAGTACCTTTACGTGACATTGCAAAGCAGCAATATGTTGAGCGGCTCCACTGTGAATTTCGCGAAGAAGTTCTGGAATTTTACAAAGAACAGGACCTTGAACTTGAAGTTGCTTTCAGAAGTCAGCGAGAAGATTGGATACAGGGGTTGGTCAGGGATGGCGTGGGTGTCTGCTGTATCCCCCGCTATTCACTACTAAGGCCTGAACTGGAGCACCGGCCAATTGTCGAGCCCACACTGTCGAGAAAGGTCTCCTTTGCCACTGTAGGGCAATCGACACCAACACCCGCTTTGCATTCGCTTGCTCAACTGGCTGAGGGGCACGAATGGCCGGAGTATCGGCCCGCCGATTGA
- the msrB gene encoding peptide-methionine (R)-S-oxide reductase MsrB, with protein MPADRVETAFDNEFWDHWDVGIYVDATSGEPLFSSEEKCDAGTGWPSFLGTIAADIIKEINEREHGLIRIQLCSKTTNRHIGYLLLDGPEPTGLIYCIKSSALRFVPIADLP; from the coding sequence TTGCCAGCGGATAGAGTAGAAACCGCGTTCGACAACGAATTCTGGGATCACTGGGATGTCGGCATCTATGTCGATGCCACCAGCGGAGAGCCTTTGTTCTCTTCCGAGGAAAAGTGCGATGCCGGAACTGGATGGCCAAGCTTCTTGGGTACGATTGCAGCTGACATAATTAAGGAAATCAATGAGCGCGAGCATGGATTGATACGCATCCAGTTGTGTTCAAAGACAACAAACCGGCACATCGGGTATCTGCTCCTAGATGGGCCGGAGCCTACGGGGTTGATCTACTGTATCAAGTCTTCGGCGCTTCGCTTCGTGCCAATTGCCGACCTGCCGTAG